The following proteins come from a genomic window of Phycodurus eques isolate BA_2022a chromosome 9, UOR_Pequ_1.1, whole genome shotgun sequence:
- the hmmr gene encoding hyaluronan mediated motility receptor → MSFSRAPLKRFNEAVGCTPAPGIYDIKPGELKGAASFDKSDRFKDAKAVPPSSPSRITLMSPVRRTISFDGLVEGSSTKNTLEMKQRRLLEKEIRSLVQQRGEQDRRLLSLEEDLKKVEAKLLAAVREKTGLTASITTLERQKAELKKVNEFLKNKVSADLTKKRINSLTMELMEARNKLDSKNKELSVLEVSITGHLEVLEMDLRATKDTVKALTDRNNDLEELNQVMNTQNEELEQQNDRLHAELVELKAEIKVVQGYLDTSNDQIQDLRLKLKETTQQGIVSNSKLQNLKHLAQELEQSNTKLESTEVALRQKEEEVLKYQHEMQASQEALSEAKRKLKSQELELEASQKSVSVLETQVKFINGEVQDSRGKVGQQEAELALLREALQTMERKMDERVAHLEQMCLFSAEEKNKIQEDGFRRVEELTTELKLLKDTNRDERETQIQLQHEHASFIEELEKERALVNSLTVLLERERQESEECQSKLYEEMEEVLGELALMEEQEQRRGEAREQSQEKINALERQLSETRELFERTKQALREADKSRTKMEEEMNGMTQQLEEEMDEVIQQKDEEHRMRRENAGVLQEVQARLAQKVQEIQALEASHAVRICQLEQERLRQTKDKEDALSKVEEQKGHEVAELHHQEQMAQKQLEEVCQEKVNIMEQMLHEKEEKIKYQAALEAERAALEAETKDHQQLRSEVLRLQTELNSLREERSRLVSQIELSDQSEQGLQHRVEVADREKTGLQARLDEVQLECINLQTHTDLTEEKVEGLLYKMEQQQHERHALQHQVKALTQEKVTLQWEMDEQGQKLQNQIMEAQEKSSSSSETEHWRTKYEELFAKVKPFEEQLNYFAAERNALINENGANQEELTKLSDAYAHLLGHQNQKQKIKHVMKLKDENFDLKQEVLKLRSQLSRQKSDLNYLKSKLPGDSQRRFDPSKAFQHNKENRQNETATPLKEDNHTVKTSY, encoded by the exons ATGTCTTTCTCAAGAGCCCCTTTGAAAAGGTTCAACGAAGCTGTTG GTTGCACCCCTGCACCAGGCATCTACGACATCAAACCTGGAGAACTGAAGGGAGCTGCGTCCTTTGATAAATCGGATCGGTTCAAAGATGCTAAAGCGG TACCCCCATCATCACCGTCACGAATTACACTGATGTCTCCAGTCAGAAGAACAATATCATTTGATGGACTG GTTGAGGGGTCAAGTACAAAAAATACCTTGGAAATGAAACAACGACGACTATTGGAGAAAGAG ATCCGCTCACTGGTCCAGCAGCGTGGGGAGCAGGATCGACGGCTGCTCTCCCTTGAGGAGGACCTAAAAAAGGTGGAGGCCAAGCTGTTGGCAGCAGTCAGGGAAAAGACCGGCCTGACTGCCAGCATCACCACCCTTGAAAGACAGAAAGCTGAACTAAAGAAAGTTAATGAGTTCTTAAAAAACAAG GTTTCAGCTGATCTAACAAAAAAGAGGATCAATTCACTTACAATGGAGTTAATGGAAGCCAGGAACAAATTGGACAGCAAAAATAAG GAGCTAAGTGTTCTTGAGGTCAGCATCACCGGTCACCTCGAGGTGTTAGAAATGGATCTCAGAGCTACCAAGGATACTGTCAAAGCCTTAACAGACAGAAATAATGACTTGG aGGAGCTCAATCAAGTGATGAATACCCAAAATGAGGAGTTGGAACAACAGAATGACAGGTTACATG CTGAGCTAGTGGAGCTAAAAGCGGAGATCAAGGTTGTACAGGGATATCTGGATACATCCAATGATCAGATTCAG gaTCTCCGCTTAAAGCTTAAAGAGACAACACAACAGGGCATTGTCTCTAACTCCAAGCTGCAGAACCTGAA ACACCTAGCGCAGGAACTAGAGCAGAGCAACACCAAGCTTGAAAGCACTGAAGTTGCTCTGAGGCAAAAAGAGGAGGAAGTGCTGAAATATCAGCATGAGATGCAGGCCTCACAGGAGGCTTTATCAGAAGCGAAGAGGAAGTTGAAGAGCCAAGAGTTGGAGCTTGAGGCATCCCAAAAATCAGTGAGTGTTTTGGAGACACAAGTTAAGTTCATCAACGGAGAAGTCCAGGACTCTCGAGGAAAGGTTGGTCAGCAGGAGGCTGAGCTGGCTCTGCTACGGGAGGCGCTCCAGACTATGGAGAGAAAGATGGATGAAAGAGTGGCACATCTTGaacaaatgtgtcttttttcGGCAGAAGAGAAAA acaaAATTCAAGAGGATGGCTTCAGAAGAGTGGAGGAGTTAACCACAGAGCTCAAACTGCTGAAGGACACTAACAGAGatgagagagagacacagattCAGCTCCAGCATGAGCATGCTTCTTTCATTGAGGAACTGGAGAAAGAAAgg GCTCTGGTAAACTCTTTGACTGTACTGCTGGAACGAGAGAGGCAGGAGTCAGAGGAGTGCCAAAGTAAACTGTATGAGGAGATGGAGGAGGTGCTGGGAGAGCTGGCTCTCATGGAGGAACAGGAGCAAAGACGAGGTGAAGCGAGGGAGCAGAGTCAAGAGAAAATTAATGCGTTGGAAAGACAACTGAGTGAAACGAGGGAACTTTTTGAGCG CACCAAACAGGCTCTGAGGGAAGCCGATAAGAGCAGGACAAAAATGGAAGAGGAGATGAACGGAATGACCcagcagctggaggaggagatggACGAAGTGATTCAACAAAAAGATGAGGAGCACCGAATGAGACGGGAGAATGCAGG AGTTTTGCAGGAGGTGCAGGCTCGCCTTGCTCAAAAAGTTCAGGAGATACAGGCTCTGGAGGCCAGCCATGCTGTGAGAATCTGTCAGTTAGAGCAGGAGCGACTGCGCCAGACAAAAGACAAGGAAGATGCACTGAGCAAAGTAGAAGAGCAGAAAGGGCATGAAGTTGCTGAGCTTCACCATCAGGAACAAATGGCTCAGAAACAGCTGGAGGAAGTCTGCCAGGAAAAGGTGAACATAATGGAACAAATGCTACACGAAAAAGAggagaaaattaaatatcaagcAGCGCTTGAGGCAGAAAGGGCAGCACTGGAGGCTGAAACGAAAGACCACCAACAGCTCAGGTCAGAGGTTCTCAGACTACAGACTGAGCTTAATAGCTTGCGTGAGGAAAGAAGTCGACTCGTGTCTCAAATTGAACTGTCAGACCAATCAGAGCAGGGACTTCAGCATCGAGTGGAGGTGGCAGATAGAGAGAAGACGGGGCTTCAAGCTCGCTTGGATGAAGTTCAGCTCGAAtgtataaaccttcaaacacacacagacctcACAGAGGAGAAGGTAGAGGGTCTGCTGTACAAaatggaacaacaacaacatgagcGACACGCTCTACAGCACCAGGTGAAGGCGCTGACTCAGGAGAAGGTCACACTGCAGTGGGAGATGGACGAGCAGGGGCAGAAACTCCAGAACCAAATAATGGAAGCACAGGAGAAGAG CTCCTCAAGCTCCGAAACAGAACACTGGAGGACAAAGTATGAGGAGCTGTTTGCTAAGGTCAAACCCTTTGAG GAGCAGTTGAATTACTTTGCTGCTGAGCGAAATGCACTCATCAATGAAAATGGAGCAAACCAGGAGGAGCTAACCAAGCTGTCAGATGCTTACGCTCATCTGCTGGGTCACCAGAACCAGAAGCAGAAGATTAAACATGTAATGAAGCTGAAAGATGAGAATTTTGACCTGAAACAG